From a region of the Podospora pseudopauciseta strain CBS 411.78 chromosome 7 map unlocalized CBS411.78m_7, whole genome shotgun sequence genome:
- a CDS encoding uncharacterized protein (COG:S; EggNog:ENOG503P47B) produces the protein MWPSSPPGPPPQAHPHAIVNPLRDEEQQALPPPSYYSSVLQPAGGNNNQQEQPPPVDNKELETQPPRIGDRAPSLGPSITFPTDKPLLVVFLRYCGCPFAEQAFTTLATFSTTHPSITCIAITQSPPSESDTWIISLGGLWSISTVIPDPSLSLYHSWGLHQNRSWYDWFVENLKVPITKPVNVTNLEHKPHGRYEGENKWQQGGAFGIDQDGFVRWAWVGRKVDEVVDFERGGVVEALLGREKQKKKKGGEGGDNKDEGGGNGQLM, from the exons ATGtggccctcctctccaccaggCCCTCCCCCACAGGCACACCCACACGCTATAGTCAACCCCCTTCGCGACGAGGAACAGCAAGCACTGCCCCCGCCGTCGTATTACTCTTCTGTTCTCCAGCCTGCCGGGGGtaacaacaaccaacaggagcagccaccaccagtGGACAACAAAGAACTAGAAACACAACCCCCAAGGATAGGAGACCGAGCCCCGAGCCTAGGGCCAAGTATCACCTTCCCAACAGACAAACCCCTCCTGGTAGTCTTCCTTCGATACTGCGGATGTCCAT TCGCAGAACAAGctttcaccaccctcgccaccttttccaccacccacccctccatcacctgcatAGCAATCACCCaatcccccccctccgaaTCCGACACCTGGATCATCTCCCTCGGCGGCCTCTGGTCCATCTCCACCGTCATCCCCGACCCGTCTTTGTCACTCTACCATTCCTGGGGATTACACCAAAACAGGTCATGGTACGACTGGTTTGTGGAGAACCTCAAAGTTCCCATCACTAAGCCGGTGAATGTCACCAATCTGGAGCATAAGCCTCATGGGAGGTACGAAGGAGAGAATAAGTGGCAGCAGGGGGGCGCGTTTGGGATTGACCAGGATGGGTTTGTGAGGTGGGCTTGGGTAGGGAGGAAGGtggatgaggttgtggaTTTTGAAAGgggcggggtggtggaggcgcttttggggagggagaaacagaagaagaagaaggggggagaggggggggacaATAAagatgaggggggtgggaatggaCAGCTGATGTAG